The genomic DNA AGATTGCTTGCACTTTGGACAGACATAGTGTGGTGGTAATGGGTTTACTTCTGTAATTTCCATCATCGTTGCAACGAACGATGAACCTACCGAACCACGCGAACCTACTAGATATCCGTCGACTAACGATTTTTTCACAAGCTTATGTGAGATTAAATAGATAACGGCAAATCCATGTCCAATAATACTTTTCAATTCTTTTTCTAAACGAGCCTCTACAATTTCTGGTAGTTCTTCACCATATATACTGCGTGCCATTTTATAACTCATATCACGTGTTTCATCATCGGCACCCTCAATTTTCGGTGTATATAGATCATCTTTTACTGGACGAACATCACCAATTAATGACGCAACCTTTTGTGTATTCGTCACAACAACTTCTTTCGCTTTGTCTTCACCTAAAAATGAAAAACACTCTAGCATTTCATCAGTTGTACGGAAATGTACTGGCGGTAATGAATGTCGATTTAACGGATTGGCTCCGCCCTGCGAACTGACTAAAATTTTACGATACATTGCATCTTCTGGATCTAAGTAATGCACGTTCCCTGTAGCAACAACTGGTTTATCTAACGTCTCGCCTAGTTTTACTAAGTTAGAGATAATTGTTTTTAATTGTCCCTCATCTCGAACGAGTTCACGCTCTACTAAATGACGCAACACCTCTGGAGGCATTACTTCAATGTAATCATAAAACTGTGCAATTTCTTCTACCTCTTCAGGAGCTTTTTGCATCATTGCCTCAAACACTTCACCTTTATCACAAGCCGTTCCTACTAAAATTCCTTCACGATATTTTTTTAATAGTGACCTCGGTACTCGTGGTACACGGTAAAAGTAATTAAGGTGAGAATATGAAACAAGTTTATATAAATTTTTCAATCCAACATCTGATGTGGCAAGTAACGTCAGATGGCTTGGACGGCCACGCTTATACGCATCCCCTTGCCCCATACTATCATTTAATTGATCGTGATATTCAAATCCCTTTTCAATTACGTCTTTCAACATTTTCACAAGTAAATATCCCGTCGCTTCTGTATCATAAATCGCACGGTGATGTTGCGTTAATTCAATATCAAGTTTTTTACACATCGTATTTAATCGGTGATTTTTCATTTCTGGGAATAAGAATCGTGCAAGTTCTAACGTATCAATAACAGGGTTATTCGTTTTTTCTAACCCAGCCTTTTTAAAACCTACGTTAATAAATCCCATATCGAAGCTTGCGTTATGGGCAACAAGGGTATGGTCACCCATCCATTCCTCAAACTTTTTAAACACTTCGTCCACTTCTGGTGCATCAGTTAACATATCATCTGTAATACCTGTTAATTCAATAATCGTCGCTGATAATGGTTGATGTGGGTTTGCAAAAGATTCAAAACGATCAATGATTTCGCCACCCTTTACTTTTACGGCAGCCAACTCAATGACTGTATCGTATACAGCTGATAAACCTGTCGTCTCAACGTCGAAAACAACATACGTTTCCTCCGCAAGTAAACGATGCGCTTCGTTATACGCTATCGGTACACCATCATTAACTAAATTCGCTTCTACACCGTATATAACTTTAACTCCAGCCTTTTTCCCCGCAGAATATGCCTCCGGGAACGACTGAGCCACAGCATGGTCTGTAACCGCAATAGCTTCATGTCCCCATTTACCAGCTTGGGCAACAAGCCTAGAAACAGGAGTAACAGCATCCATTTGGCTCATGGGAGTGTGAAGATGAAGTTCTACACGCTTTTCGCCTTCTGGCGCTTTATCTTTACGAGACGGACCTGTTATTTCATTAATATCATTCGCAATCATTACTAAATCTCGAACAAATGTATCGTTTTGAACTGAACCACGGGCTTTCACCCACATTCCTTTTTTCAAGGATTGCAGCATTGGAATATCTTCTTTGTCACGCGAGAACATTTTGATCATAATAGAATCCGTATAATCCGTTATTTTTAAAGTTAATAACGTACGTCCACTACGAAGCTCTTTTGTCTCTACATGGAAGACATATCCTTGAACCGTTTTTCTTCTTTCTTCATCTTGAATTTCTCGCATCGGTGTAATCTCTTCATCTGGCTTAATAAGATACCCGAGTGTAATCGGTCCTTCATACACAACGCTACTTTCTTCAGCTTGCTTCTTCGCCATTTCTTCCATAGCTTGTATAACACGCTCGCGGTCTTCTTGCTGCGTTTGCTCACGAAACTTTTGCATTTCTTCTGCATTTTGCTGTATATGTGTGTCTAACTGGAAACGTGGAAATCCAAAAGCTTCGTATTGATCCCCTACTGGTTTCGCAACGTTTTTCTTTAAAGCAGTAGACTCCAGCTCATTATTCACATTTATTAGCAACTTCACTCCATTCACCTGCGGAAGCTGTTTCTTTAAGTAAGCAAACATAGGTGAAAATGTAATTCGTTCCGTACAAAGCGGCCAATACGCCCTCACTTCTTCTTCTGTAAATTGTTTATTCTCTGTTTCTAATGCAAATGTTGTTCTTGCAATATGAGAAAATGATTGCTTAAGCTTTGTTTCTAGCAATTCATATAATTCTGTAGGCAAAATACGTGGCACTTGTAAATCAAAATGCCAACTTTTATTCGCTTTATCAATAACGAGCCTTTCAATACCACCGCCTTGTAAATATTGATTTATAAGGTCGTCTGGTATTTGCAACTGCTGGAGCAAAATTTGAAATCGCTCTTGTTGTTCATTTGTTAAAGACATAAGCACTCTCCTTCCATTTGCTATTATAAATTGAAACGTACTACAAAGAAAGATTTCTCACTTCTTCTTTTACAAAATACGTTTACAAAGAAAGAGAAGGTACCCCATTACGAGGTACCTCTTCTTATTTTAAAATATTTGCAATATATGTTTGAAGTTCTTCTACTTTTACTTCTTCAGACTCACCTGTAGCACGTACTTTCACTTCTACAATACCTTCGTCTGCTTTTTTACCAACTGTAACACGAACTGGAAGGCCGAATAAATCTGCATCTGCAAATTTAACACCTGCACGTTCTGCACGATCGTCTAATAACACTTCATAGCCTTTTTCTTGTAATGAGTTGTAGATGTTTTCACCCATTTCACGTTGTGCATCAGATTTCATATTTACTGGAATTACATGCACATGGAACGGTGCTACAGCTTTCGGCCAAACTAAGCCGTTCTCATCATTAAACTGCTCTGCAATTGCTGCCACTGTACGAGATACACCGATACCGTAACAACCCATAATAAGTGGTTGTGTTTTCCCATTTTCATCTAGGAATGTTGCGTTCATTGCTTCACTATAACGAGTTCCTAATTTGAATACATGACCAACTTCAATTCCACGTGCAAAAAGAATTGTTCCGTTTCCGTCTGGAGATTGGTCTCCTTCTTGAATAAAGCGTAAATCTGTATACTGACTTACTTTAAAGTCACGTTCTGGATTTACATTTACATAATGGAATCCTTCTTCGTTCGCTCCTGAACATCCGTTGACAATTGATGCTACAGCATGGTCAGCGATAATTTCGATATCACCTGTTACACCAATCGGTCCTAATGAACCAACTTCACAATTTAATAATTCTTTTACTTCCTCATGAGAAGCAAGCTCAACAACTGAAGCGCCGTATACATTTTTCACTTTTACATCGTTTACTTCGTGATCACCACGAACAAGTACAACTACTAATTTCTCATCTACTTTAAATACCATAGACTTAATACACTTGTCAGCTTCAATGTTTAAGAATGCAGATACTTCTTCAATCGCTTTTTGATCTGGCGTTGCAACCTTTTCAAGTGCCATTTCCGCTTCGTCACTCTTCGTATACGTAGCTACAACAGGAGCCATTTCAATGTTCGCTGCATAATCAGATGTATCAGAGTATGCAATTGTATCTTCACCAACATCAGATAATACCATGAATTCATGTGTATCTTTTCCGCCCATTGCTCCAGAATCAGCAATAACTGCACGGAAGTTCAAACCACAACGAGCAAAAATGTTAGAATATGCTTTGTATAAGCGATCGTATACTTCATCTAAGCTCTCTTGTGTAGCATGGAAAGAGTATGCATCTTTCATTAGAAACTCTCTTCCACGTAATAAACCGAAACGAGGTCTTTGTTCATCGCGGAATTTCGTTTGAATTTGATATAATGTTAACGGTAATTTTTTATATGATTTTATTTCATCACGTACAAGATCAGTAATTACTTCTTCATGCGTCGCTCCTAAAGCAAACTCACGAGCGTTACGATCTTTCATACGCATTAATTCAGATCCGTAAGAATACCAACGACCTGATTCTTGCCATAATTCTGCAGCTTGCATAGCTGGCATCAATAATTCCACAGCTCCTGCGCGCTCCATTTCTTCTCGAACGATACGTTCTACTTTGTGTAATACTTTTAACCCAAATGGTAGAAAACTATAAATACCAGAAGCATTTTGACGCATAAAACCTGCGCGAAGTAATAATTGATGACTCTTAATTTCAGCATCAGCTGGAACTTCACGTAATGTAGGACTGAATACCATACTTTGTTTCATTTATTTGCACCTCTTCATTTTACTCTTACACGCAGTAAAACCCCTCACCTCGAATTAGGTGAGGGATTTTATTCTACGGGCTCTATTTCATTATAAGTTTCATTCTATTTTACAAGAAAAACTTACGAATGTCATTCCATGTTACAACTAACATTAATAACATTAATAATGCAAAACCAATAAAGTGAACCATTCCTTCTTTTTGACGGTCAATTGGTTTTCCTCGTAACGCCTCA from Bacillus cereus G9842 includes the following:
- a CDS encoding proline--tRNA ligase; translation: MKQSMVFSPTLREVPADAEIKSHQLLLRAGFMRQNASGIYSFLPFGLKVLHKVERIVREEMERAGAVELLMPAMQAAELWQESGRWYSYGSELMRMKDRNAREFALGATHEEVITDLVRDEIKSYKKLPLTLYQIQTKFRDEQRPRFGLLRGREFLMKDAYSFHATQESLDEVYDRLYKAYSNIFARCGLNFRAVIADSGAMGGKDTHEFMVLSDVGEDTIAYSDTSDYAANIEMAPVVATYTKSDEAEMALEKVATPDQKAIEEVSAFLNIEADKCIKSMVFKVDEKLVVVLVRGDHEVNDVKVKNVYGASVVELASHEEVKELLNCEVGSLGPIGVTGDIEIIADHAVASIVNGCSGANEEGFHYVNVNPERDFKVSQYTDLRFIQEGDQSPDGNGTILFARGIEVGHVFKLGTRYSEAMNATFLDENGKTQPLIMGCYGIGVSRTVAAIAEQFNDENGLVWPKAVAPFHVHVIPVNMKSDAQREMGENIYNSLQEKGYEVLLDDRAERAGVKFADADLFGLPVRVTVGKKADEGIVEVKVRATGESEEVKVEELQTYIANILK
- a CDS encoding PolC-type DNA polymerase III, whose amino-acid sequence is MSLTNEQQERFQILLQQLQIPDDLINQYLQGGGIERLVIDKANKSWHFDLQVPRILPTELYELLETKLKQSFSHIARTTFALETENKQFTEEEVRAYWPLCTERITFSPMFAYLKKQLPQVNGVKLLINVNNELESTALKKNVAKPVGDQYEAFGFPRFQLDTHIQQNAEEMQKFREQTQQEDRERVIQAMEEMAKKQAEESSVVYEGPITLGYLIKPDEEITPMREIQDEERRKTVQGYVFHVETKELRSGRTLLTLKITDYTDSIMIKMFSRDKEDIPMLQSLKKGMWVKARGSVQNDTFVRDLVMIANDINEITGPSRKDKAPEGEKRVELHLHTPMSQMDAVTPVSRLVAQAGKWGHEAIAVTDHAVAQSFPEAYSAGKKAGVKVIYGVEANLVNDGVPIAYNEAHRLLAEETYVVFDVETTGLSAVYDTVIELAAVKVKGGEIIDRFESFANPHQPLSATIIELTGITDDMLTDAPEVDEVFKKFEEWMGDHTLVAHNASFDMGFINVGFKKAGLEKTNNPVIDTLELARFLFPEMKNHRLNTMCKKLDIELTQHHRAIYDTEATGYLLVKMLKDVIEKGFEYHDQLNDSMGQGDAYKRGRPSHLTLLATSDVGLKNLYKLVSYSHLNYFYRVPRVPRSLLKKYREGILVGTACDKGEVFEAMMQKAPEEVEEIAQFYDYIEVMPPEVLRHLVERELVRDEGQLKTIISNLVKLGETLDKPVVATGNVHYLDPEDAMYRKILVSSQGGANPLNRHSLPPVHFRTTDEMLECFSFLGEDKAKEVVVTNTQKVASLIGDVRPVKDDLYTPKIEGADDETRDMSYKMARSIYGEELPEIVEARLEKELKSIIGHGFAVIYLISHKLVKKSLVDGYLVGSRGSVGSSFVATMMEITEVNPLPPHYVCPKCKQSEFFNDGSVGSGFDLPDKDCPTCNVAYVKDGHDIPFETFLGFKGDKVPDIDLNFSGEYQPRAHNYTKVLFGEDYVYRAGTIGTVAEKTAYGYVKGYANDHNLTIRNAEIDRLVAGCTGVKRTTGQHPGGIIVVPDYMDIFDFSPIQFPADSIGAEWRTTHFDFHSIHDNLLKLDILGHDDPTVIRMLQDLSGIDPKTIPTDDPEVMKIFSGPETLGVTEEQINCKTGTLGIPEFGTKFVRQMLEETKPTTFSELVQISGLSHGTDVWLGNANELIYNGTCTLSEVIGCRDDIMVYLIYQGLDPSLAFKIMESVRKGKGVPEEWEDDMKGNNVPGWYIDSCKKIKYMFPKAHAAAYVLMAVRIAYFKVHFALLFYAAYFTVRADDFDVEAMAKGSASIRVKIDEIAQKGLDAAPKEKSLLTVLEMTLEMCERGYSFQKVDLYRSHATEFIIDGDTLIPPFNAVPGLGTNAALSIVEARKNGDFLSKEDLQQRSKVSKTIIEYLDSQGCLGDLPDQNQLSLF